Below is a genomic region from Deinococcus ruber.
CGAACCCTGGCGTGTGGCGTGAATCAGTCGCCATCTCAGACCGCTCGGCATCGATGAGCTGAAGGATACCGTGTGATGAGCCCCCACTTCCTCATGGGGTTCCACCTTGCGAACCTGCTCTTCAGTCTACCAATTTGCGTCCCAGACACTATTTATCTCGAAGTGTCAGCTGCTGAGGCCGGCACCTTCTTCAGCGTGCGGCTTCTTGAGATGAACGGCGCCAGGGGACAAGACCCCTCCCAGCATCGGCTCGTCCGTAACATTTTCGTGACTGCTTGTATGTTGGAAGGGGACGGTGACCCGGCAGATCGCGTGACTGCGAGGTCGAAAAGACCGCCACTGAGCATTGATCGCCGGGTCACACCCGTTCCGACCTACACGCCGAACAATTGCTTGAACCCGAGAGTTCGAATGAGCAAGCTTGGCATCGGCCGGAATCTGTCCCACACGACGGTATTGGAGGTGCTGGGATGTCAGAGCAGACGTTTGTCGGCATTGATGTGTCCAAGGCCCGGCTGGATGTGGCGATCCTGCCGAGCGGGGAGATCTTCGCCGTGGATCAAACCCCTCGTGGGTTGAGCAACTTGCTGAGCCGACTGTCCGAAGTCCAGCCGGCGTTGCTGGTCTTGGAAGCGACCGGTGGCCTCGAACAGGCCGCGATGCTCGCTCTACACGCCGCTGGCGTCCCTGTGAGTGTACTGAATCCCCGGCAGGTGCGACATTTCGCGCGTGCCTTGAGGCAACATGCCAAGACAGACCTTGTCGATGCGGTGCTGCTGGCGACGTTCGCCCGGACGCTGCAACCACAGGCCCAGGTGCCTGGGAATGCGGCTCAACGCTCGCTCGAGGCATTGTTGGTCCGTCGTCGCCAGGTCGTCGATCTCCTGACGATGGAGCAGAACCGCTTGCACAGCAGCCATGACCCGTATGTCCAACAAGATCTGAAAGACGTGATTGCCTACCTGGAGGGGCGTCGAGATACGTTGGATCAAGCACTGCAGGATACCATTCAAGCTGATCCGGCGTTTCGAGCCACCTCTGACATGTTGACGTCAGCTCCAGGCGTGGGGCCAGTGTTGGCGTTCACGCTGTTGGCCCAACGCCCTGAGTTGGGCACCCTTCGCAGACAACGGATCGCTAGTTTGGCGGGTGTGGCACCGCTCAACTGCGACAGTGGGACGACGCGTGGTCATCGATGCATTTGGGGCGGTCGAGCAGAGGTTCGCCAAGTGCTGTATATGGCCGCGGTCTCTGCGGTGCGTTGGAATCCAACCCTTAAGACCGTATTTGAGCGCTTGATCTACAAAAACAAACCGAAGAACGTCGCATTGGTCGCATGTATGCGCAAACTGCTGAGTATCCTGAATGCGATGGTGCGCGATTAGTCTCCTTGGCACGCTGAGGAACGGTCTGCTCGACCTCGAGGGGGCACGATCTACCGAGTTTCAGTCCCAATTTCAACATACAAGCGCATCAGCGTCTTGCTGAGTGCTCAAGAAGATGCTTCGCTTGAATCGTCACTGTCGCATGGGTCCACGGCCCTGCCTGGGTTTCTGGGAGGTTCTTACGCCGTCGGAGCGAGCCGGAGAAACGCACGCACCACTGCTGGATCGAAGTGCCGACCCGATTCCCGTTCAATCTCCGAGATCGCCTCTTCATGACTCCAGGCACGTTTGTACGGCCGTTCGCTGATCAGCGCGTCATACACGTCACAGACCGCGAAGATTCGTGCCACCAGCGGAATGTCCGTCCCGGCGAGCTGATCGGGATAGCCGCTGCCATCCCAGCGTTCGTGGTGCGAACGAATGACATTCAGGACGTCTTGTGGGAGGCCCGGAATTCGAAGGGCGAGATCGTATCCCTGCTGGACATGACTCTGCATGATCGTCCATTCCTGCGGGGTGAGCTTACTGGGTTTCCTGAGGATCGCATCTGAAACACCAAGCTTTCCGAGGTCATGCAGGTACGCCCCTTGCCGAAGATACTCGAGTTCCCGGTCGGTCAGGCCAAGAGCGTCTCCGAGGCTCGTAGCCATGGTCGCGGTTCGCTGGGTGTGCCCCTGTGTTTCGAAATCCCGCGCTTCCAGCACGACGCCGAGGGTCAGCAGACTCGCTTCCAGCGTGGAGCGGACGGCATCGACGGCGCGGCGCAGCGCGAGGACGTGTTCCAGCCGCAGCGCTGTCAGCTCCACCATCCTGCGCATCTGCGGTGTGATGGACTGCCAGCGGTCCACAGTGCGCAGGACAAGGGCGCCGACCACGTGCCCCTAACTGAAGACGGGCGTCACGATGCCGCTTTTGACATTCTGCTGGAGGACATTCGGTAGGGTGTAGGCGGTACTCTGATAATCGGTACTCCAGACGGTTGTCTTGAGACGCTGCACGGCGTGGAGCATGCCAGGCTCAGCGAGCGGCACCCGGACGTTCAGCGCGGGTTGAGGCATGGGGACGTCGTCCCGGTGGGCCTGATGGGAGAAGAAGGTTTCGGTGTCGTCAATCACGGCATAGGCCGCCTGATCGAAGTCCAGGAGGTTCAGCAGTCGGTTCAGCGCGTGCTGGATCAGGTCGCCGGGATCTTGGAGGGCTTCAAGCTCCTGGGAAAACGTCATGAACGGGTCGGCCTCGCGGCCGCCGAGGGTGCCCCCACCAAGCTGTTCTTTGCGAAGTTGAAGGTGTTCGTCCGCAATGGCGAACGCACGATCGTACGCCGTGCCGGGTTCGCGAACGGCCATGCCCACACTGAACGCCTCCATGGTTGGCAGCGGCTGCGGAAGGGCTGCATTCGTGTCATCAAGCAGTTCCTGGAGCGCTGCCTGATCACGGCCAGGGGTGAGCATCACGAACTCGTCTCCGCCCCACCGGCAAAGGATGGTTTCTGCAGGCAGCGCGGCGTTCAGGGCATGGGCACAGCGGCGAATGTGGGTGTCCCCGCCCGTGTGTCCGTGAAGCGCGTTGATGCTCTTGAGTTGATTGAGGTCAATGATCGCGACAACATACGGGAGCGGCAAGTTCTGAAGGGCACCTTGAAACGCAGCGCGGGTCAAACACCCAGTCAGCAGGTCGTGGTCGGCAGGGACTGTGGCTCCAGCGTGCTTGGATAACGGTTTGACCTGCACGATCAGGCCACCGTGATGTGGATACAGGGTGACGTTGATCCACGCGTTGTGGCGCAGGCCAAACGTGTCAAACTCGGTCCGCTGTTGCGTCATCAGGGCGTGTTGAAAGGCATCTTTGAGTTCCTGAGTGGCTTTCTCAGGGACGGCTTCTTCGAAGGTTGAGCCGAGCAGCTCAGGGGCTTGTTTTCCCCAGGCCTTGAGGGCGAACGTATTGACGAAGGTAAAGCGGCCTGCATGGTCGAGGATGAAGATGATATCGTCCACCCAATCGAACGGATGTACGCCCTTGGATGGAGACAGATCAGTCATAAAAAGATACTAATCGTCTATGGAATCTGAAAGGTTTCTATCGCACATACCATATGGCGCGTCACTGTTTCATAATGTGGAGCATCCGTCGTGGCCGTTCGGGTCCATTTTCAAACAGTCTGCTCATTCTCCGACGTGAGAGCGTGCGCTGCGCTGGGTTTCAGGTGCACGTTTCCAGAAACCTCGCTCACCGGCGGGTGAACGTGGAAGGCACCCTGATGGCCAGTTCATCATCAATCTCCATTCAGGGCATTCCTGAGCTCCACACGTGCGAGGTCAGCAACAGTTCCTCAACGGTGTGCTCAAGTCGCGACACATCATCCATCTTTCGTGTCCGCAGGCTGCTAAGTACATCCTTGCTACCATTTCAAGACTTCGCAGATAATACTGCATGTCTACATGCCCTCTAGGACGCATTTTCCTCGCCCTCATCCCGTTTCGATAATCTAAATCTTTACAAGGATGTACTTAGTTGCCACTGCGTTCGATTCTGGGAGTCGCTGCAGCTGCCACTGCACCCACGGATCGATCAGCGTGGTGGTTTCCAGCGCCGCCCGCACCCGCGCGGTGTGCTCCGCTGACCCCAGCACCTGCAGGAAGTATGGCAGCGCCCACAGCATCTCCACCACACTCCGGAGGTCCAGCGCCAGCTGTAGACTGATGCGGCACGCCTGTAGCGCCGCCCTGGGCTTGGCCGTCCAGCAGCGCCACCCGGCCGGAAACGGCATGCAGCAGCACCCGCGCCAATGGATCGGCGCACTCCTCCTCCC
It encodes:
- a CDS encoding IS110 family transposase, with protein sequence MSEQTFVGIDVSKARLDVAILPSGEIFAVDQTPRGLSNLLSRLSEVQPALLVLEATGGLEQAAMLALHAAGVPVSVLNPRQVRHFARALRQHAKTDLVDAVLLATFARTLQPQAQVPGNAAQRSLEALLVRRRQVVDLLTMEQNRLHSSHDPYVQQDLKDVIAYLEGRRDTLDQALQDTIQADPAFRATSDMLTSAPGVGPVLAFTLLAQRPELGTLRRQRIASLAGVAPLNCDSGTTRGHRCIWGGRAEVRQVLYMAAVSAVRWNPTLKTVFERLIYKNKPKNVALVACMRKLLSILNAMVRD
- a CDS encoding HD-GYP domain-containing protein — protein: MVGALVLRTVDRWQSITPQMRRMVELTALRLEHVLALRRAVDAVRSTLEASLLTLGVVLEARDFETQGHTQRTATMATSLGDALGLTDRELEYLRQGAYLHDLGKLGVSDAILRKPSKLTPQEWTIMQSHVQQGYDLALRIPGLPQDVLNVIRSHHERWDGSGYPDQLAGTDIPLVARIFAVCDVYDALISERPYKRAWSHEEAISEIERESGRHFDPAVVRAFLRLAPTA
- a CDS encoding sensor domain-containing diguanylate cyclase, with product MTDLSPSKGVHPFDWVDDIIFILDHAGRFTFVNTFALKAWGKQAPELLGSTFEEAVPEKATQELKDAFQHALMTQQRTEFDTFGLRHNAWINVTLYPHHGGLIVQVKPLSKHAGATVPADHDLLTGCLTRAAFQGALQNLPLPYVVAIIDLNQLKSINALHGHTGGDTHIRRCAHALNAALPAETILCRWGGDEFVMLTPGRDQAALQELLDDTNAALPQPLPTMEAFSVGMAVREPGTAYDRAFAIADEHLQLRKEQLGGGTLGGREADPFMTFSQELEALQDPGDLIQHALNRLLNLLDFDQAAYAVIDDTETFFSHQAHRDDVPMPQPALNVRVPLAEPGMLHAVQRLKTTVWSTDYQSTAYTLPNVLQQNVKSGIVTPVFS